From one Henningerozyma blattae CBS 6284 chromosome 1, complete genome genomic stretch:
- the CUB1 gene encoding Cub1p (similar to Saccharomyces cerevisiae YPL260W; ancestral locus Anc_7.125): MSAQLTPLASRNNHPQIVPNEEEDILNFLLEVRAELAKLKQNRTQFLNAKQVQITYQSVLTKVRELDEIRKNSLTTPAKTATTLIHDSQLHNRVDSVLDDVFQLLSLCFLTVGMKNSAPATYSSLSTVQCLLEHLNESRMFTMHDLRPIKERLDEIQEIVEKSSYRNDEFNDSALVGLSKQEHELIEIENERTRNRIEEDLLVRAKLQFCIEQFNQMESRLEKINPNLSSIVDKLYHIRRGLLSLASPTNDTLSKSDNNHIASTNHNVSDKSHKELVLLKMKKQLVEIESQRDENGYYKSLETNKVEMEGQGIVNKLVDDCNDLINDLSHTQNGNIITDPYLQQIYKNLIDIKTNLANLMVTRRWTLRETDLFSYQKKLAEIDSLRVNGKFKSATSDAKGQSIILYLLRRCYAIIYKLLESSEPISESLQSIHTQLSTVRRCLMTLKRLGGVTDIKELYPYQMKLASLDELRIDGKFYDANGDIPEGQGILNAMLAECFDMVHELKCDAEAYSSSENATPINTDKEDSSLNLKSLNINDKLDGSLNSDDEGKNGLSNRPQQFARDLGVHSMNSDEEEDNDLNDEDM, from the coding sequence ATGTCAGCTCAATTGACACCATTAGCTTCACGTAATAATCATCCTCAAATCGTTccaaatgaagaagaagacaTTTTAAACTTCTTATTAGAAGTAAGAGCGGAGTTGGCGAAATTGAAACAAAATAGGactcaatttttaaatgctAAACAAGTTCAAATTACTTATCAAAGTGTCTTAACGAAAGTTCGAGAATTAGatgaaattagaaaaaactCTCTAACTACACCTGCAAAGACTGCCACTACTTTAATTCACGATAGTCAATTACATAATAGAGTCGATTCTGTTTTAGATGATGTTTTCCAATTGTTATCATTATGTTTCTTAACTGTGGGGATGAAAAATTCAGCTCCTGCTACATATTCATCTTTATCTACTGTTCAATGTTTATTAGAACATTTGAATGAATCTAGAATGTTTACTATGCATGATTTAAGACCGATTAAAGAAAGATTGGatgaaattcaagaaattgTAGAAAAAAGTTCTTATAgaaatgatgaatttaatgattctGCTTTGGTTGGCTTAAGTAAACAAGAGCATGAATtgattgaaattgaaaatgaaagaacaagaaatagaattgaagaagatttgTTGGTCCGTGCTAAATTGCAATTCTGTATTGAACAGTTTAATCAAATGGAATCAAgattggaaaaaattaatccaAATTTATCTTCCATTGTGgataaattatatcataTAAGAAGAGGATTATTGTCTTTAGCTTCTCCTACAAATGATACACTTTCAAAATCGGATAATAATCACATTGCTTCTACAAATCATAATGTTTCTGATAAATCTCATAAAGAATTAGTCTTactaaagatgaaaaagcAATTAgttgaaattgaaagtCAACGTGATGAAAATGGTTATTATAAATCTTTAGAGACAAATAAAGTCGAAATGGAAGGTCAAGGTATTGTAAACAAATTAGTCGATGATTGTAATGACTTAATAAACGATTTATCTCATACTCAAAATGGTAATATCATCACAGATCCTTATTTACAacaaatttacaaaaatttaatcGATATTAAGACTAATTTAGCTAACTTAATGGTAACTAGAAGATGGACTTTAAGAGAAAcagatttattttcttatcAGAAGAAATTAGCGGAAATCGATAGTTTAAGAGTTAATGGGAAATTCAAATCTGCCACAAGTGATGCAAAGGGTCAATCAATCATTTTATACCTACTAAGAAGATGTTATGCTATCATTTATAAGTTATTGGAAAGCTCGGAACCAATCTCTGAATCTTTACAATCTATCCACACTCAATTATCAACTGTCCGTCGTTGTCTAATGACTTTGAAGAGATTGGGTGGTGTTAcagatattaaagaattatatcCATATCAGATGAAATTAGCTTCTTTGGATGAGCTTCGTATTGATGGGAAATTTTATGATGCTAATGGTGATATACCTGAAGGTCAAGGGATTTTAAATGCTATGCTTGCTGAATGTTTTGATATGGTTCATGAGTTGAAGTGTGATGCTGAAGCTTATAGTAGTAGTGAAAATGCCACTCCAATCAATACAGATAAGGAAGATAGttcattgaatttgaaatctctaaatataaatgataaGCTGGATGGTTCATTAAATTCTGACGACGAGGGGAAAAATGGATTATCTAATAGGCCTCAGCAATTTGCAAGAGATTTGGGAGTTCATAGTATGAAttcagatgaagaagaagataatGACCTAAACGATGAAGATATGTAA
- the DOT5 gene encoding thioredoxin peroxidase DOT5 (similar to Saccharomyces cerevisiae DOT5 (YIL010W); ancestral locus Anc_7.126), translating to MVELRRSTRLATQKRVEREEEVDAMKDLKKKKKMEKNSTSKASKSSEGKVNGKSSKEKVSNGVTKMNSNGKGTEKVKDAKEKKGSTDEKNVKEKKVSTEEKEVKDKKASTDEKESKEKKDEPSVKELEVGDEVPDFELKNQNNETISLKKVMEENRIVVIFAYPKANTPGCTRQACGMRDNYNDLKKYAVVFGISADSVSAQKSFQEKQNLPYDLLSDKNRELIGALGCKKTPTSGIIRSHFIIVNGKLKFKRVKISPEVSVSDCKKEVLEISKSESDVKEERTAPTK from the coding sequence atggtTGAATTGAGAAGATCTACTAGATTGGCCACTCAGAAAAGAGTTGAGAGGGAAGAAGAAGTCGACGCaatgaaagatttaaagaagaagaagaagatggaAAAGAACTCAACATCTAAAGCCAGTAAATCATCAGAAGGGAAAGTAAATGGTAAATCTTCCAAGGAAAAGGTTTCAAACGGTGTAACAAAAATGAACAGTAATGGTAAAGGTACAGAGAAGGTAAAGGATGCCAAGGAAAAAAAGGGCTCCACAGATGAAAAGAATGTTAAGGAAAAGAAAGTTTCTACAGAGGAAAAGGAAGTTAAAGATAAGAAAGCTTCCACAGATGAGAAGgaatcaaaagaaaaaaaggatGAGCCTTCTGTGAAAGAACTTGAGGTAGGTGATGAAGTCCCTgattttgaattgaaaaatcaaaataatgaaaccATTTCGTTGAAAAAAGTTATGGAAGAAAACCGTATTGTTGTTATCTTTGCTTATCCAAAAGCTAATACGCCTGGTTGCACGAGACAGGCTTGTGGCATGCGtgataattataatgatttgaaaaaatacgCTGTTGTCTTTGGCATTAGTGCAGATTCAGTTAGTGCTCAAAAGAGCTTCCAAGAGAAACAAAATTTACCTTATGACTTATTGAGTGATAAAAATAGAGAATTGATTGGTGCTCTAGGTTGTAAGAAAACACCAACTTCAGGAATCATTAGATCACATTTCATTATTGTGAATGGAAagttaaaatttaaaagagtAAAGATTTCACCAGAAGTTAGTGTTAGTGATTGTAAGAAAGAAGTCCTAgaaatttctaaatctgAATCTGACGTTAAAGAAGAACGTACAGCTCCTACAAAATAG
- the APM1 gene encoding Apm1p (similar to Saccharomyces cerevisiae APM1 (YPL259C); ancestral locus Anc_7.127), with the protein MVSSISFCDSKGKQLLSRKYRDDIPLTAIDNFATLLMKLEEESSVVPPCLTHNGIHYLFIQHNDLYIVALTTSLSTNASQVFTFLHKLVEVMSEYLKDVEEESIRDNFVIIYELLDEMMDYGIPQITETKMLKQYITQKSFKLVKAAKKKRNAARPPQALTNSVSWRPEGIKYKKNEAFLDIVESINMLMTQQGQVLRSEIIGEVKVRSRLSGMPDLKLGINDKGIFSKYLESTSSNSNSNDDNSNEVNSSKSSTPQPSTGQDEGSSRKTSNVELEDLKFHQCVRLSKFENEKIITFIPPDGNFELMSYRLTTPIKPLIWCDVNIHVHSKSRVEIHCRAKAQIKKKSIANNVEILIPVPDDADTPSFRYSHGSIKWVPEKNAILWKIRSFAGGKEYSMAAQLGLPSIDDNEKPKLKRPVQIKFQIPYFTTSGIQVRYLKVNEPKLQYKSYPWVRYITQSGDDYTIRLNG; encoded by the coding sequence ATGGTATCAAGTATCTCCTTCTGTGATAGTAAGGGTAAACAACTTTTGTCAAGAAAATATAGAGATGATATTCCTTTGACAGCGATTGATAACTTTGCTACCTTACTAATGAAgttagaagaagaatctAGTGTGGTTCCACCATGTTTGACACATAATGgtattcattatttgttcATTCAACACAatgatttatatattgttgCATTGACAACTTCATTATCAACAAATGCATCACAAGTCTTTACATTTTTACATAAGTTAGTAGAAGTGATGAGtgaatatttgaaagatgTGGAGGAAGAATCTATAAGAGataattttgttattatttatgaATTATTGGATGAAATGATGGATTATGGTATTCCACAAATTACTGAAACCAAAATGttaaaacaatatattacacagaaatctttcaaattaGTTAAAGCTGCTAAAAAGAAGAGAAATGCAGCAAGACCACCACAAGCTTTAACAAATTCTGTCAGTTGGAGGCCTGAAGGTATcaaatataagaaaaacGAAGCATTTTTAGATATTGTTGAATCGATTAATATGCTAATGACTCAACAAGGACAAGTATTGAGATCAGAAATCATTGGGGAAGTTAAAGTAAGGTCTAGATTATCGGGTATGCcagatttaaaattaggTATTAATGACAAAGGGATATTCTCTAAATATCTGGAAAGTACTAGTTCCAATTCCAATTCAAACGATGATAATAGTAATGAAGTTAACAGTTCAAAATCATCCACTCCACAACCATCAACAGGTCAAGATGAAGGGTCTAGTAGAAAGACAAGTAATGTTGAGTTAGAAGATTTAAAGTTCCATCAATGTGTTAGACTAAGCAAATTTGAGAATGAGAAAATCATTACTTTTATACCACCTGATGGAAATTTCGAATTAATGAGTTATAGATTAACAACTCCAATAAAACCTCTAATTTGGTGTGATGTAAATATTCATGTTCATTCAAAATCAAGAGTTGAAATACATTGTAGGGCAAAGGcacaaataaagaaaaaatcaattgcAAACAATGTTGAGATTTTAATTCCTGTTCCAGATGATGCTGATACTCCTTCATTTAGATACTCACATGGATCAATTAAATGGGTTCCAGAAAAGAATGCAATCCTTTGGAAAATAAGGAGTTTTGCAGGTGGTAAAGAATATTCAATGGCTGCACAATTAGGTTTACCATcaattgatgataatgaaaaaccTAAACTAAAAAGACCTGTCCAGATTAAGTTCCAAATTCCTTATTTTACTACCTCTGGTATTCAAGTTCGTTATTTGAAAGTTAATGAACCAAAGTTGCAATATAAGAGTTACCCTTGGGTCAGATACATCACTCAAAGTGGCGACGATTACACGATTAGGCTCAACGGctaa
- the EST3 gene encoding telomerase subunit EST3 (similar to Saccharomyces cerevisiae EST3 (YIL009C-A); ancestral locus Anc_7.128), which produces MFNNDAQSVFLKKWLKNLIQPLYSGIFKNDNNYSEQFQPISDCEWSELPNKFIPQGERVIRQISSEEMKMFGADSYNVIPLSSSLLSNNNHIIKITKFFKVNNYKICASVQDAECQILVELTPICVTEYERKTRDRMTSNTLDCLFVIGDCRLYFQNKNEVLHNFNCNTFRNIIPGLNALDRDSLIPVLVINQIICVDRHPSKSLSTLPFLHSYL; this is translated from the exons atgtttaataatgatgcCCAATCTGTATTTCTGAAAAAATggttaaagaatttaatacaACCACTTTATTCTggaatctttaaaaatgataataattactCTGAACAATTTCAACCTATATCCGACTGTGAATGGTCTGAATTACCCAATAAATTCATTCCACAGGGAGAGCGGGTGATACGCCAGATTTCTAGCGAGGAAATGAAGATGTTTGGTGCCGATAGTTATAATGTTATTCCTCTAAGCTCGTCTCTTttaagtaataataaccatataatcaaaatcactaaattttttaaggTTAATAACTATAAAATATGTGCATCTGTTCAAGATGCAGAATGTCAAATTCTT GTTGAACTAACTCCCATCTGTGTTACCGAATatgaaagaaaaacaagGGACAGAATGACTTCAAATACGTTGGATTGCCTATTCGTCATTGGAGACTGTAgattatattttcaaaacaaaaatgaGGTTCTtcataatttcaattgcaACACTTTTAGGAATATTATCCCAGGATTAAATGCTCTTGACAGGGATAGTTTGATTCCTGTGTTAGTAATAAACCAAATAATATGCGTTGATAGACATCCCTCTAAATCTCTTTCAACGCTCCCTTTCTTACACTCTTATTTATAG